Part of the Nitrosopumilus piranensis genome is shown below.
TTTATCTTTGCAAATTGCACTGCCATGTGCCCTACTCCCCCAATTCCAAAAATTCCAATTTTTTTATGAGATTCAGGCTCTGCAGCTTTTACTGCTTTGTATGCTGTGATTCCTGCACAAAATAATGGTGCCGCATATTCTGGTTTCATATTTTCAGGAACTTTTGTTGCAAAATCTTCGGTGACTGTAATGTATTCAGTATACCCTCCTTTGAAGGATTCACCCGTAATTGTTGATGATTCGCAAAGATACTCTTTTCCTTCTTTACAATACTGACATTTTCTACATGCTTCTAATAATGGGGTTATTCCTGCTCTGTCCCCCACTTTAAATTTTGTAACATTCTCTCCAATCTCTATTACTTTGCCTACAACTTCATGTCCTGGGACTGTTGGTAGTTGTGGGGGAATACCAATATCTTGCCAATCCCCTTCTATTCCATGAAGTTGTGAATGACAAACTCCACACGCTTCAATCTTTAATAAAATCTCATTTGGTCTTTGAATCTCATGTCTGTCAATTTGCGTTAATTTTAGAGGATTTTCCTCAATTACTCCGCACTTTTCAAGCACCATCGCCCGCATTGTATCCATAGAATTCTGATTTTTTTAAAGAATTTTAAGATTAGCTCTATTCATTAGAAAAATAAAGGACATTAGTTATCTATTTTTATGCCTAAAATCAGTGATGAGGATAGGGAAAGAGTAGAATTACTTCGTCTTGTGTCAAGTTCAAAAAATGAATTCAAAGAACTTACTCTTGAACAACTTAAACGATTACAAGAATTAGTTGAAAAGAAAGATTACAGCCATGATAAAAAAGCCCATAAATCCAAAGTAAAACTATTGGGAAAAATTAATGTCAGAATTTATGAATTAACAGAAGGAAGAGGAATTTGGGGTTGACCAATTAACTACAAATATCAAAACAAATCTGAAAAACCGTGGTAGAAAATAATTTAATTCATGAAACCAGTCCTTATCTTCTTCAACATGCCCGTAATCCTGTTGATTGGTATGGTTGGAATGATGATGCATTAAAAAAAGCCAAAGATGAGAACAAACCCATCTTTCTTAGTATTGGTTATAGCTCTTGTCATTGGTGCCACGTTATGGCTCATGAATCATTTGAAAATGAAGAAGTTGCACAATTTATGAATGAGAATTTTGTAAACATAAAGGTAGATAGAGAAGAACGTCCGGACATTGATGATATTTATCAAAAAGTTTGTCAGATTGCAACTGGTCAGGGAGGATGGCCTTTGAGTATTTTTCTAACTCCTGATCAAAAGCCATTTTATGTTGGGACATATTTTCCTGTATTGGATTCATATGGTCGTCCTGGATTTGGAAGCATTTGCAGACAACTTGCACAAGCTTGGAAAGAAAAACCAAAAGATATTGAAAAATCCGCTGACAATTTTCTTGATGCACTAAATAAAACTGAAAAAGTTTCACTCCCTTCAAAATTAGAGAGAACCACTCTTGATGAGGCCGCAATGAATCTATTCCAATTAGGAGATTCTACATATGGGGGATTTGGGTCTGCACCAAAATTTCCAAACGCTGCAAATGTTTCATTCTTGTTTCGTTATGCAAAACTGTCTGGGCTATCCAAATTTACAGAATTTGGGCTCAAAACTCTCAAAAAAATGGCAAATGGAGGAATATTTGATCAAATTGGGGGTGGTTTTCATAGGTATGCTACTGATACAAAATGGCTTGTACCTCATTTTGAAAAGATGCTTTATGACAATGCCTTAATTCCTGTAAATTATGCCGAAGCATATCAAATCACAAAGGATCCATTTTATCTAGATGTTTTGAAAAAAACTTTGGATTTTGTATTGCGTGAAATGACTTCTCCTGAAGGTGGATTTTATTCTGCATATGATGCAGACTCTGA
Proteins encoded:
- a CDS encoding alcohol dehydrogenase catalytic domain-containing protein; amino-acid sequence: MDTMRAMVLEKCGVIEENPLKLTQIDRHEIQRPNEILLKIEACGVCHSQLHGIEGDWQDIGIPPQLPTVPGHEVVGKVIEIGENVTKFKVGDRAGITPLLEACRKCQYCKEGKEYLCESSTITGESFKGGYTEYITVTEDFATKVPENMKPEYAAPLFCAGITAYKAVKAAEPESHKKIGIFGIGGVGHMAVQFAKIKDCDVIAVSRTQNHLDIAKRLGAIDAMTFSENQEGFLEKLKEKHGMLDAAIVFAPADAVTDTAIKSVKKGGLIVIATVGKNPAFMAFEEKTIRGTLIGSTADMEEVIKVCDEENIEVITEIFPLEKANEVLKKLKDSKIEARAVLIP